The Streptomyces cathayae DNA segment CTTTTGGGGCCTGCGCCTGCACCTGGTGTGCACCCTGCAGGGCCTGCCGATCGCCTTTGCCCTGACCGGGGCCAAGGCCGATGAACGCGAGACTCTGCTGGACCTGCTCGCCGCCGAACCGGGCCTGACCGCCGCCCGGCCCGGACAGACGCTGATCGGTGACAAGAACTACTTCGGCCGCGACTTCGAGCACCAGTTGGCCGAGCAGGACATCCGGCTGCTGCGGCCGGCCCGCAAGGGCGAGGCGGAACGGCCCGGTGCCTCGCTGTTCAAGCCGTTGCGGCAGGTGATCGAGTCGGTCAACGAGTCCTTCAAGGGCCAACTCAACCTCGAACAGCACCGAGGCCGTACACCGGGCGGCGTGATCGCCCGTGTCATGCAGCGCATCCTCGCGTTGACCTCCGCGATCTGGCACAACGACCACACCGGCCAGCCCGTCCTTCGCTCACTGACCGCCTACGACCACTAACCACAGACCCCTTGGAATCGATCATCTAGGACGCACACGTCAGGCCGCCGCGAGCGTCAGGAGCGCGTCGACTCCCTCTGCGGCGTGCACTCGCTGGAACTGGGGGACGAGGTCCTGGACCAAATGCTCGCAGCGTGGGGCGCTGATTCGGCGGGCGAGTACCAAGGCTTCGCCGGCGGCGGCTGCGGCGAGTTCCGGTTCGCCGAGCTTGAGGTGGCTGGCGGCCTGGTAGGCGAGGAAGACGCCTCGGGTCTTGTCGCGGGCCGCAGGCAGCAGGGCTTGCCCTTCGGTGATCAGCTGGTGGGCGCGGGCGGTGTCGCCGAGATCGAGGAGGTACTGGCCGGAGTCGACGGCGAGGTCGGCCTCGGACATCCACGAGCACCAGGGCGGCAAGGGCCGGGTGGTCGACGCTCCCAGGAGTTGTTCGGCCACGGTGAGAGATCGCCGCGCGTCCTTGCCGTTGCCCTGGGCTGCGAGTGCACGGGCCAGGCGCAGGTTGAGCAGGGACTTCGCGGCGGGGTGCTCGGTGCGGGTGAGGGCGTGGGTGAGGATGCCGACGGCGGTGGTGTGGTCCTGGCGCCAGGCTGCCTGGTAGGCCAGGTCCCCGAGCATGGCGGCGCCCATGTCGTGGTCGCCGGTGGCGTGGGTGCTGTGCAGGGCGGCGACCCAGTGCTTGGTTGCCGCCGTGTGCAGACCGTGGTCGAATCGATGCCACGCGACGGTCTGGGAGAGGGAGGCTGCCAGCGAGTGCAGGCGGTTGCCGATCGGCCGGGTGAAGCGGCCGTGCTCAATGAGATCGGTGACCGTCGCGAGGTGGGCATCGAGGAGCATGGCCAGGTGCTGGCGCTGCTCGGTGGCGACCGAGCTGAGCTTGCGGGTGCTGTCTTCGAGCATGGTGACGAGATCGTCCCCCACGCTTCTGGCACCGCCGGCGGCAGCGAGGGCGGGCACGACCCCGGTGTCCGCCCAGGCGGCGGCAAGGCCGGTCAGGACGGTGCCCGAAACGGTGAGGAAGGCACGGCGGTCCATGGTGCTGATGAGGGCCTCCCGGAGGGCGGGCACTGTGCTGGCGGGACCGAGAGCGACGACGCCCGACTCGTCCCAGTGAAGCCAGTTCGGCCAGTTCCCCGGGTCGACCGCGTCAGTCGGCATGCCGAGGGCCTCGGCAAGATAGTGCTGGTTGTCGGCGTCCGGAGTCACACCCAGGACCTCCCACTTGCGCAACCGGGCCTTGTCGGTGCCCGAGCGCAGGCCCCGGCGGGCTGCGGCGGCGCGGATCTTGGCCGCCAGGTCAGGGCGAGTCAGCCCTCGTTGCGACCGGGCGTACGTGAGCGGGTGGGTGAACTGGTCCACCTCGACATCAAAGCACCGTCCACCTCCCTTCGCCCTTGCTTCGATGCAGCGGGACTCCTGCGGGACTCCCGGCAAATTCTGTACGGATAAGCACAGTTGATGGAGTCTCAAATACCTGCCCGAGCGGCAGAGGCGGCTCTGGAAGATGCGCTCGCACACGTTCGCTGCGATGTCGTCGAGGGGCTCGCCGCCAGCCCTAAGTGGTCTGCTTCGTAAGTCCTTCGGGGGTTGACGTTGGAGCTTGCCGTGCACTTACCCGCGGTCAGGTGCCGAGGCCGGTGAGGTGGAGGTGGCAAGCGGTGTCGAGAGCGTCCTCGGGGGGGGGTGCCACTGCCGCTGCCGATGGGCAGCAGGGCGTCCTGATAGCGGTCGCCGGCCGCGTCGTACAGGGCGAAGCCCCAACGGTTCGCGGTGCCGTGGAAGCGCAGGCGCATCAGCTTGACGCTCCCGCTGCCGGCCAGTTCGCCCTGGACGTAGGCGTACTGGCCCCGGTGGCGGACCCGCAGGCCGGCCAGCCGCGGCCAGGCGGCCTTGGCGCGCATGTTCAGGTACAGCTCAAGCTGAAGCCGGGTGTGTTCCGAGGGCGTGGGCACAGCGGACATCCTGCCGCAGGGCCGGGGTGCGGGGTGCGGCAGGATGCGGCCTGTCCTGGTCCACTTTCGTGATCGGCGTGTCCGCCTTGCCCGTTGCCCGCGCCCGCCCGATAGCCCTGACCGCCTCGGAACGTGAGCGGCTGAAGAAGATGGCCTACGGCCACAGGATTGAGCACCGGATCCGTCAGCGCGCCCAGATCGTTCTGCACGCCGCCCGGGGCCGCCCCAACGCCCGGATCGCTCGCGAGACCGGGCTGCACCTGGACACCGTCCGCACCTGGCGCGGCCGCTTCGCCGAGCACCGGCTGCCGGCTCTGTCCGACCGCAAGCGGTCCGGCCGGCCGGCCACCTTCACGCCGCTGCAGACCGCGCAGGTCAAGGCCCTGGCCTGTCAGCTGCCCGCCAAGAGCGGGGTGCCGCTGTCCCGCTGGTCGGCCCCGGAACTGGCCCGCGAGGTCGCCGCCCGCGCCATTGCCGGCGCGATCTCCGCTTCCACCGTGCGCCGCTGGCTCAAGGAGGACGCGATCAAGCCCTGGCAGCACCAGCCCTGGATCTTCATCACCGACCCCGTCTTCCGGCCCAGGGCCGAACGCGTGCTCGGCCTGTACGCCCGCACCTGGGGCGGCGTCCCGCTCGGCGCGGACGAGTACGTGATCAGCGCCGACGAGAAGACCTCCATCCAGGCCCGCTGCCGCTGCCACCCCACCCTGGCCCCGGGCCAGGCCAGGGCGATGCGGGTCAACCACACCTACGACCGCGGCGGCGCCCTGGCCTACCTGGCCGCC contains these protein-coding regions:
- a CDS encoding IS982 family transposase, yielding MKTELDSLAIALYVKTDDLLKASPHLAPWRPAIGIAPQLTDAELVTLAMMQAMLGFTSEAKWLRYARAHLRHLFPYLPKQPGYNKRLRKAAELLRRVTRVLATDTSVWSDDVWIVDSTPVECGRSRETVKRSDLAGWAEYGHCASHSRFFWGLRLHLVCTLQGLPIAFALTGAKADERETLLDLLAAEPGLTAARPGQTLIGDKNYFGRDFEHQLAEQDIRLLRPARKGEAERPGASLFKPLRQVIESVNESFKGQLNLEQHRGRTPGGVIARVMQRILALTSAIWHNDHTGQPVLRSLTAYDH
- a CDS encoding XRE family transcriptional regulator, with the protein product MDQFTHPLTYARSQRGLTRPDLAAKIRAAAARRGLRSGTDKARLRKWEVLGVTPDADNQHYLAEALGMPTDAVDPGNWPNWLHWDESGVVALGPASTVPALREALISTMDRRAFLTVSGTVLTGLAAAWADTGVVPALAAAGGARSVGDDLVTMLEDSTRKLSSVATEQRQHLAMLLDAHLATVTDLIEHGRFTRPIGNRLHSLAASLSQTVAWHRFDHGLHTAATKHWVAALHSTHATGDHDMGAAMLGDLAYQAAWRQDHTTAVGILTHALTRTEHPAAKSLLNLRLARALAAQGNGKDARRSLTVAEQLLGASTTRPLPPWCSWMSEADLAVDSGQYLLDLGDTARAHQLITEGQALLPAARDKTRGVFLAYQAASHLKLGEPELAAAAAGEALVLARRISAPRCEHLVQDLVPQFQRVHAAEGVDALLTLAAA
- a CDS encoding IS630 family transposase is translated as MSALPVARARPIALTASERERLKKMAYGHRIEHRIRQRAQIVLHAARGRPNARIARETGLHLDTVRTWRGRFAEHRLPALSDRKRSGRPATFTPLQTAQVKALACQLPAKSGVPLSRWSAPELAREVAARAIAGAISASTVRRWLKEDAIKPWQHQPWIFITDPVFRPRAERVLGLYARTWGGVPLGADEYVISADEKTSIQARCRCHPTLAPGQARAMRVNHTYDRGGALAYLAAYDVHRAQVFGRCEPRKPASTRSWPWSPRS